Proteins from a single region of Geothrix sp. PMB-07:
- a CDS encoding ferredoxin translates to MDEHRPLPAPDEDASLSPIIRHPLQRQVLVCTAKSCAANGSEAVLEAFKARLTEEQLLFFKGNREGAIQCITCGSVGFCAIGPAVLVYPDGVWYAHVRPEDVPEIVESHLKGGVPVARLVRKQLG, encoded by the coding sequence ATGGATGAGCACCGCCCGCTTCCCGCGCCGGACGAGGACGCTTCCCTGTCTCCCATCATCCGCCATCCCCTGCAACGGCAGGTGCTGGTCTGCACCGCCAAGAGCTGCGCGGCCAATGGCTCCGAAGCCGTGCTGGAGGCCTTCAAGGCCCGGCTGACGGAAGAACAGCTGCTCTTCTTCAAGGGCAACCGCGAGGGCGCGATCCAGTGCATCACCTGCGGATCGGTGGGTTTCTGCGCCATCGGGCCTGCGGTGCTCGTGTACCCCGATGGCGTGTGGTACGCCCATGTCAGGCCCGAGGATGTGCCCGAGATCGTGGAAAGCCATCTGAAGGGCGGGGTGCCTGTGGCGCGGCTGGTGCGGAAGCAGCTGGGCTGA
- a CDS encoding helix-turn-helix domain-containing protein has protein sequence MLPEKPSRKRVAYGLSANAKSVVETASSIQGLMADGINLDGSLKPAAIRALLKLKGQGIRVLAESNGYSDAYFHQVIERIRRDVDVEDILARCIGLEADRIWGRQSSNVA, from the coding sequence ATGCTACCCGAAAAACCCTCACGCAAGCGGGTCGCCTACGGCCTGTCTGCCAATGCAAAGTCGGTGGTAGAAACGGCCTCAAGTATCCAGGGCCTGATGGCTGACGGGATTAATTTGGACGGCAGCCTGAAGCCAGCAGCCATTCGGGCACTTCTGAAGCTGAAAGGCCAGGGCATCAGAGTTCTAGCCGAGAGCAATGGTTATAGCGATGCCTACTTCCACCAGGTGATCGAGCGAATTCGTCGAGATGTAGACGTGGAAGACATCTTGGCGAGATGCATCGGTCTCGAAGCTGACCGCATTTGGGGTCGCCAGTCTTCGAACGTGGCCTGA
- a CDS encoding DUF4406 domain-containing protein produces MEQLHKDLNSPRLPMGYLSGPMSAEDALTRNRHRFAALEASTLLWEAEVLHYCPHANSPIIGNSDVGYESWMAMDLEVIRRCDYLLMIDGWNNSPGCLREMNVALNLHLPVVYSVEAAIELDRQLKAKVA; encoded by the coding sequence ATGGAGCAGCTGCACAAGGACCTCAATTCGCCACGTCTCCCCATGGGCTATCTCAGTGGCCCTATGAGCGCGGAGGATGCCTTGACCCGCAACCGCCATCGGTTTGCCGCCCTTGAGGCTTCCACGTTGCTCTGGGAGGCCGAAGTCCTGCACTACTGCCCCCACGCCAATAGCCCCATCATCGGAAACTCGGATGTGGGCTATGAGAGTTGGATGGCCATGGATCTGGAGGTCATCCGCAGGTGCGACTACCTGCTGATGATTGATGGCTGGAACAACAGCCCAGGCTGCCTCCGAGAGATGAATGTGGCGCTGAACCTTCATCTGCCGGTCGTTTACAGCGTCGAGGCGGCTATCGAGTTAGACCGTCAGTTGAAGGCGAAGGTGGCCTGA
- a CDS encoding GTP 3',8-cyclase MoaA: protein MPPPFTPPPPNHRPRMLRVRDGLRDGLGGDVTYLRVSLTRQSNLARIRGHVEGAEASPIKPMNRNETVHLVKVFTSLGVRKVRLTGGEPLLRRDLETIVAGISPEVEGRVHLTTNGTLLPRRARALADAGLLGVNLNLDAADRAAYKRITGKDALGKALAGLDAARNAGLQVKLNATVVRGWNEDQILPLVHLAQREGLDLRFIECMPRRGETWELDRFVAAAEILRIIREGLDIDLIEETARHAEDGPARVYRLSGPNVMASGKVGIISAQHSNACDRCNRVRLTSRGELKICRFGQPQVDLLKPLRQQAPQEVLVRLIRQGLYAKRPCHPLQRDGKLEVVQGLWQLGG, encoded by the coding sequence GTGCCCCCCCCCTTCACCCCTCCACCCCCAAACCACCGGCCCCGCATGCTGAGGGTGCGGGATGGACTGCGGGATGGATTGGGCGGCGACGTGACCTACCTAAGGGTGTCGCTCACACGCCAGAGCAACCTGGCCCGCATCCGGGGCCACGTCGAAGGCGCTGAAGCCTCCCCCATCAAACCCATGAACCGGAACGAGACGGTGCACCTGGTCAAGGTGTTCACCAGCCTTGGCGTCCGCAAAGTCCGTCTCACCGGCGGCGAGCCCCTGCTGCGCCGGGATCTGGAAACCATCGTGGCGGGCATCAGCCCGGAAGTCGAAGGGCGCGTCCACCTCACCACCAATGGCACCCTCCTGCCCCGCCGAGCCCGCGCCCTGGCGGATGCGGGGCTGCTGGGCGTAAACCTCAACCTGGATGCGGCGGACCGGGCCGCCTACAAGCGGATTACGGGCAAGGATGCCCTCGGCAAGGCGCTGGCGGGCCTGGATGCCGCGCGGAACGCTGGGCTCCAGGTGAAACTGAACGCCACGGTGGTGCGCGGGTGGAACGAGGATCAGATCCTCCCCTTGGTCCATCTCGCCCAGCGGGAAGGCCTCGACCTCCGCTTCATCGAGTGCATGCCCCGCCGGGGCGAAACCTGGGAACTGGATCGGTTCGTGGCCGCCGCGGAAATCCTGAGGATCATCCGCGAGGGCTTGGACATCGATCTCATCGAAGAAACGGCCCGCCACGCCGAGGATGGCCCCGCCCGGGTGTACCGCCTCTCCGGCCCCAACGTCATGGCCAGCGGCAAGGTGGGCATCATCTCCGCACAGCATTCCAATGCCTGCGACCGTTGCAACCGTGTGCGGCTCACCAGCCGCGGCGAGCTCAAGATCTGCCGCTTCGGGCAGCCGCAGGTGGATCTCCTGAAGCCCCTCCGCCAGCAGGCTCCCCAGGAGGTGCTCGTGCGGCTCATCCGCCAGGGCCTCTACGCCAAGCGCCCCTGCCACCCGCTGCAGCGGGACGGAAAACTGGAAGTGGTCCAGGGGCTGTGGCAGCTCGGAGGCTGA
- a CDS encoding DUF3164 family protein, whose amino-acid sequence MTKNPKIPEGYRANANGDLVLIENIKEIDLLRDELVVSIAARARERSGELAEFKSTVQSEIDEFVLTSAARFKAKLGGAKGNLTLLSFDGRFKVIQANQDNIAFDERLQVAKAIIDKCIKRWSDGADAKLMALVNDAFQVDKAGNVSIRRVLGLRKLEIDDKDWKRAMDAISESVQVVSSKSYLRVYERDEAGEYKPISLDMAGV is encoded by the coding sequence ATGACCAAGAACCCCAAGATCCCTGAGGGCTACCGAGCGAACGCCAATGGCGACCTGGTCCTCATCGAGAACATTAAAGAGATCGACCTGCTGCGAGATGAACTCGTGGTGAGCATCGCCGCCAGGGCCCGCGAGCGGTCGGGTGAGTTGGCCGAATTCAAGAGCACCGTCCAGAGTGAGATCGATGAATTTGTGCTTACAAGCGCCGCTCGCTTCAAGGCCAAGCTCGGGGGCGCAAAGGGCAACCTGACCCTGCTGTCGTTCGATGGCCGATTCAAGGTGATCCAGGCGAACCAGGACAACATCGCCTTCGATGAGCGCCTCCAGGTTGCCAAGGCCATCATCGACAAGTGCATCAAGCGCTGGAGCGATGGGGCTGACGCAAAGCTCATGGCCTTGGTCAACGATGCCTTCCAGGTCGACAAGGCCGGGAATGTGAGCATCCGCCGCGTCCTGGGCCTGCGCAAGCTGGAGATTGATGACAAGGATTGGAAGAGGGCCATGGACGCCATCTCCGAATCAGTCCAAGTCGTCAGCAGCAAGAGCTACTTGCGCGTCTACGAACGTGACGAAGCGGGCGAATACAAGCCCATCTCTCTCGACATGGCGGGGGTGTAG
- a CDS encoding transposase family protein — translation MTRKRRLNPVVAIPEVAPLVVATEGESRQPKIQARQPKETSTDGDYSRTGIPSQVVAIVASPACFTVAEAAELAGVSKQAALKRLSSLGLLQDRISESGPNKGRKEKVVAYSALFGPYPDAARVLAAREKAAAALSLPPAPTIAPASDLAAISSMKSWQRQRMDARLAILRYVDHLVEESRVSRDRALNRLFGEVESGALPENLKALLPLANARSGQSGDRTLSRRTFQRWAADAKQGMDRLAPKACDRSMPAWLPQLLEIYRQPQKPSLSWAVQTLVGQLPAGALVPSYDSARRWLLKVGAVDRERGRMLPRELKTIKPFRRREKPEFPFDVLTADGHTFDAEIAHPEHGRPFRPELTMVADVATNRIVGWSAWEKESTWSVMDAFRMAVLTGGVPLIFYTDNGPGYRNERLEALKARLGYEHHFSIPYNSQARGVIEHLQKTVWVDLAAKAFATYVGASMDRQARQIVFKATRQGQPVLPSWQAFVAFVEQAVAAHNQRASKACPKALDSETGRQRRLSPDQTWAKAQELGWKPEGLPISLDEFRPEELRQVRRGEIQLFGNTYFNRELAELHGEEVCVAFDIHDASRVWVSRKDGTFICEAGFESNKAAYFPKPYVDSLREKRQEGQRQRLEQRAQRVLGDAAPEPLAIQALTPEMVAASDAQLRKLGLPEDPVGTESQTEESTGEARRPAFKSDRDYYCWILDNPDLADADETAMVQRRLRQDPLFSTLLGRDDAASA, via the coding sequence ATGACCCGGAAGCGGCGGCTTAACCCAGTTGTCGCGATCCCGGAGGTTGCACCGCTGGTTGTCGCGACTGAAGGCGAATCGCGGCAACCCAAAATCCAGGCGCGACAACCCAAAGAAACCAGCACAGACGGCGACTATTCCAGGACGGGAATACCTAGCCAAGTTGTTGCGATTGTCGCGAGTCCCGCGTGCTTCACGGTGGCTGAGGCCGCCGAACTGGCTGGAGTTTCTAAACAGGCTGCACTGAAGCGCCTATCGAGCCTCGGCTTGCTTCAGGACCGCATTTCTGAATCTGGCCCAAACAAAGGACGCAAGGAGAAGGTTGTCGCATACAGCGCTCTCTTCGGGCCCTATCCAGATGCTGCCCGAGTGTTGGCCGCCCGCGAGAAGGCCGCGGCTGCACTGTCTTTGCCGCCCGCGCCCACCATAGCTCCGGCATCCGATCTCGCCGCTATCTCCAGCATGAAGAGCTGGCAACGGCAACGAATGGATGCTCGCTTGGCCATTCTTCGCTATGTGGACCACCTGGTTGAAGAGAGCCGGGTCAGCCGAGATAGGGCGCTGAATCGCCTCTTTGGCGAAGTCGAGTCAGGGGCTCTTCCAGAGAACCTGAAAGCCCTCCTTCCCTTGGCCAATGCACGTTCTGGCCAGTCGGGTGATCGAACACTTTCACGCAGAACGTTCCAGCGCTGGGCTGCTGATGCCAAACAGGGCATGGATCGGCTGGCACCGAAGGCCTGCGACCGCTCGATGCCAGCCTGGCTTCCACAACTACTGGAGATCTACCGCCAGCCCCAGAAACCATCCCTAAGCTGGGCGGTCCAAACGCTGGTCGGACAACTGCCAGCTGGAGCCTTGGTGCCCAGCTATGACAGCGCCCGCAGGTGGCTCCTCAAGGTCGGCGCGGTAGACCGTGAACGCGGCAGGATGCTGCCCCGCGAACTTAAGACCATCAAGCCCTTCCGGCGCCGCGAGAAGCCGGAATTCCCGTTCGACGTGTTGACCGCCGATGGCCATACGTTTGATGCGGAAATCGCCCATCCCGAGCACGGACGTCCCTTCCGGCCCGAACTGACGATGGTTGCCGACGTTGCGACCAATCGCATCGTCGGGTGGTCGGCCTGGGAGAAGGAAAGCACCTGGTCGGTCATGGATGCATTCCGCATGGCCGTGCTCACGGGCGGTGTCCCGCTGATCTTCTATACGGATAACGGCCCAGGCTACCGCAATGAACGCCTGGAGGCTTTGAAGGCCCGCCTGGGCTATGAACACCACTTCAGCATTCCCTACAACTCGCAGGCGCGGGGCGTGATCGAACACCTTCAGAAGACGGTCTGGGTGGATCTGGCCGCCAAAGCGTTTGCAACCTATGTCGGTGCCTCCATGGATCGCCAGGCCCGACAAATCGTCTTCAAGGCCACCCGTCAGGGCCAGCCGGTTCTGCCCTCTTGGCAGGCCTTTGTGGCGTTTGTTGAGCAGGCCGTGGCTGCACATAACCAGAGGGCTAGCAAGGCCTGCCCAAAGGCGCTTGATTCCGAAACCGGGCGCCAGCGAAGGCTGAGCCCTGACCAAACGTGGGCCAAGGCGCAGGAATTGGGTTGGAAGCCAGAGGGCCTGCCAATCAGCTTGGATGAGTTCCGGCCAGAGGAACTGCGCCAGGTCAGGCGTGGGGAAATCCAACTCTTCGGCAATACCTACTTCAACCGAGAGCTAGCCGAGCTGCATGGAGAAGAAGTCTGTGTGGCCTTCGACATCCACGATGCCTCACGAGTCTGGGTCAGCCGAAAGGATGGAACCTTCATCTGCGAGGCCGGCTTCGAGTCCAACAAGGCAGCGTATTTCCCGAAGCCCTACGTGGATAGCCTGCGTGAAAAGCGCCAAGAAGGACAGCGCCAGCGCCTGGAGCAAAGGGCCCAGCGGGTGCTTGGCGATGCGGCCCCTGAACCTCTGGCCATCCAGGCCCTGACTCCCGAGATGGTGGCGGCCTCTGATGCCCAGCTGCGCAAGCTAGGGCTGCCTGAAGATCCCGTGGGCACTGAGTCTCAGACCGAAGAGTCCACTGGTGAAGCTCGGCGCCCAGCCTTCAAGTCAGACCGCGACTACTACTGCTGGATCCTCGATAACCCCGACCTGGCCGACGCAGACGAAACCGCAATGGTTCAGCGCCGCCTGCGTCAAGACCCCTTGTTCTCAACCCTGCTGGGCCGCGATGACGCGGCTTCGGCGTGA
- a CDS encoding sigma-54 dependent transcriptional regulator — protein MRTPITILLVDDEPGIRRSLGEALKDEGYHVVKAERGEQAIDLLHNPDGEGIQLVLLDVWLPGIDGLETLKQAKQLRPELPVVMISGHANIDTALQATKLGAFDFLEKPIDLDRLLLVVGNALRQSRLEQENQRLLAEVEGGRFFLADSPAMKRLMADVALVAPTEGRVLLTGENGSGKEEVARLIHLQSPRKEAPFVEVNCAAIPEELIESELFGHQKGAFTGAVRDQKGKFREADGGTLFLDEVGDMSLKTQAKVLRALQEGRVEPVGGGGAVGVDVRVIAATNKDLPAEITKGRFREDLFFRLAVVPLRLPALRERPEDILPLAEAFITRIAKQYGRPPRHLGPEAKDTLLRHDWPGNVRELKNLMERAVILGRSSEIGPRDLGPLAARHLAEQDPFSFPEFTNLKDAKDWFESQYLQREMKLQNGNMTRVAERVGMDRSNLYKRLKTLGIEPREN, from the coding sequence ATGCGTACCCCCATCACCATCCTCCTGGTGGATGACGAACCGGGCATCCGGCGGTCCCTGGGCGAAGCCCTGAAGGATGAGGGCTATCACGTGGTGAAGGCCGAGCGGGGTGAGCAGGCCATCGACCTGCTGCACAACCCCGACGGCGAGGGCATCCAGCTCGTGCTGCTGGACGTGTGGCTGCCGGGCATCGACGGCCTGGAAACCCTGAAGCAGGCCAAGCAGCTCCGGCCAGAGCTGCCGGTGGTGATGATCTCTGGCCACGCCAACATCGACACGGCCCTGCAGGCCACCAAGCTGGGCGCCTTTGATTTCCTTGAAAAGCCCATCGACCTGGACCGGCTGCTGCTGGTGGTGGGCAATGCCCTGCGCCAGTCCCGCCTGGAGCAGGAGAACCAGCGCCTGCTGGCCGAGGTGGAGGGCGGCCGCTTCTTCCTGGCCGACAGCCCCGCCATGAAACGGCTCATGGCCGACGTGGCCCTGGTGGCGCCCACGGAAGGCCGCGTGCTGCTCACCGGCGAGAACGGCAGCGGCAAGGAGGAGGTGGCCCGCCTCATCCATCTGCAGAGCCCCCGGAAGGAAGCCCCCTTCGTCGAAGTGAACTGCGCCGCCATCCCCGAAGAACTCATCGAGAGCGAACTGTTCGGCCACCAGAAGGGCGCCTTCACCGGGGCCGTGCGCGACCAGAAGGGCAAGTTCCGCGAGGCCGACGGCGGCACCCTGTTCCTTGATGAAGTGGGCGACATGTCGCTGAAAACCCAGGCCAAGGTACTGCGGGCCCTGCAGGAGGGCCGCGTGGAGCCCGTGGGCGGCGGCGGCGCCGTGGGCGTGGATGTGCGCGTCATCGCCGCCACCAACAAGGATCTTCCGGCCGAGATCACCAAGGGCCGCTTCCGCGAGGATCTCTTCTTCCGCCTGGCCGTGGTGCCCCTGCGCCTGCCCGCCCTGCGCGAAAGGCCCGAGGACATCCTGCCCCTGGCCGAAGCCTTCATCACCCGCATCGCCAAGCAGTACGGCCGTCCGCCGCGGCATCTGGGCCCGGAGGCCAAGGACACCCTGCTGCGCCACGATTGGCCGGGCAACGTCCGTGAGCTGAAGAACCTCATGGAGCGCGCCGTCATTCTGGGCCGCAGCAGTGAGATTGGCCCCCGCGACCTGGGCCCCCTGGCCGCCCGCCACCTGGCCGAGCAGGATCCCTTCTCCTTCCCCGAATTCACCAACCTGAAAGACGCGAAGGACTGGTTTGAAAGCCAGTATCTGCAGCGCGAGATGAAGCTCCAGAACGGCAACATGACCCGCGTCGCCGAGCGCGTGGGCATGGACCGCTCCAACCTCTACAAGCGCCTCAAGACCCTGGGCATCGAGCCCAGGGAGAACTAG
- a CDS encoding TatD family hydrolase, with product MLVDAHCHLTGSYLAPDQVEATLVRAKAEGVSGFIAVGTDLDDSRTVLAMAHRIPGVQASLGVHPHDAKSWTPETGEALEALLRDPAVRFVGETGLDWHYDLSPREIQEEVFRAQIRLAKAVGKPLMIHTRSAPEATLQVLEEEGADGVRGMIHCFSEDRAFAARALDLGFYLSFSGITTFKNAAAIRDVAAWAPADRILVETDAPFLAPVPYRGKTNEPGFVRFTAEAVAGLRGIPSAKLAQLTTQNLEALCGWAPSS from the coding sequence ATGCTCGTGGACGCCCACTGCCACCTCACCGGTTCCTACCTGGCCCCTGACCAGGTGGAGGCCACCCTGGTACGGGCGAAGGCGGAGGGGGTCAGCGGGTTCATCGCGGTGGGAACGGATCTCGACGATTCCCGGACCGTGCTGGCCATGGCGCACCGGATCCCCGGTGTCCAGGCCAGCCTTGGGGTGCACCCGCACGACGCGAAAAGCTGGACTCCGGAAACGGGGGAGGCCCTCGAAGCCCTGCTGCGGGACCCCGCCGTGCGTTTCGTGGGGGAGACTGGCCTCGACTGGCATTACGACCTGAGCCCGAGAGAGATCCAGGAGGAGGTCTTCCGGGCGCAGATCCGTCTGGCCAAAGCTGTGGGCAAGCCGCTTATGATCCACACCCGGTCCGCCCCGGAAGCGACACTCCAGGTGCTGGAAGAGGAGGGGGCCGATGGCGTCCGCGGCATGATCCACTGTTTCAGCGAGGACCGGGCCTTTGCAGCGCGGGCCCTGGATCTGGGGTTCTATCTGAGTTTCTCCGGCATCACCACTTTCAAGAACGCGGCCGCCATCCGCGACGTGGCCGCCTGGGCCCCCGCCGATCGCATCCTCGTGGAAACAGACGCCCCCTTCCTGGCGCCGGTGCCCTATCGGGGAAAGACCAATGAGCCTGGCTTCGTGCGCTTCACCGCCGAAGCCGTGGCCGGGCTTCGCGGCATTCCATCCGCCAAGCTGGCGCAACTCACCACCCAGAATCTGGAGGCCCTGTGCGGCTGGGCACCCTCCTCCTGA
- a CDS encoding helix-turn-helix transcriptional regulator: MIDTSAAKRFCDIRSELGKSARQISRELGIGGSVYSNWESGQAPPRKPNALAIQALYGYRWEWVMTGQEPKWVEGAAPISLAMKAVTTKLNTLIGTLGALSGQMCALAAQIKELK; encoded by the coding sequence ATGATCGACACTTCCGCCGCGAAACGATTCTGTGACATCCGGTCTGAACTCGGGAAAAGCGCCCGCCAGATCAGTCGTGAGCTTGGTATCGGAGGCTCCGTCTATAGCAACTGGGAAAGTGGCCAGGCCCCGCCACGCAAACCCAATGCCCTGGCCATCCAGGCTCTGTATGGCTATCGCTGGGAATGGGTGATGACGGGACAGGAGCCCAAGTGGGTTGAAGGGGCAGCGCCCATTTCCCTTGCTATGAAAGCCGTCACCACCAAGCTAAACACCCTCATCGGCACCCTAGGAGCCCTGTCGGGCCAGATGTGCGCATTGGCAGCGCAGATCAAGGAGCTGAAATGA
- a CDS encoding helix-turn-helix transcriptional regulator, producing the protein MLPSTPAGRLRHVRAATGLQQEDFGLRIGVSKAAISRWETGSAEVTPLAAMAIEYVYGIRFAWLMLGEEPMQAQLQNTGSGSALMLPVLDGLPSCGPSGEIHDLAPNADRQPFRRGLIQEVLRQCGAGSESTLFAARVQGDSMSPTIQPGDMVLVNTALPLRVEPRKGALHLVRTTPDTQEARIKRVHISPDGRYMNLISENEAAYPLEPVPLDGVPVQDLVIGRVCWYERILGDLPSKPKRR; encoded by the coding sequence ATGCTCCCATCCACACCTGCAGGGCGGTTGCGCCACGTCCGGGCGGCAACTGGGCTCCAACAAGAGGACTTCGGCTTGCGGATTGGGGTTTCCAAGGCTGCGATTTCTCGATGGGAAACCGGATCCGCCGAGGTCACCCCTTTAGCCGCCATGGCGATTGAGTATGTATATGGGATTCGCTTTGCATGGTTGATGTTGGGAGAGGAACCAATGCAGGCGCAGCTGCAGAACACTGGCTCGGGCTCCGCACTCATGCTCCCTGTCCTTGATGGGTTGCCCTCATGTGGGCCTTCGGGGGAAATCCATGACCTTGCCCCGAATGCCGACCGCCAGCCTTTCCGGCGCGGCTTAATCCAGGAAGTGCTTCGCCAGTGCGGGGCTGGGTCTGAGTCCACCTTATTCGCCGCCCGCGTTCAGGGTGACTCTATGAGTCCGACCATCCAGCCTGGAGACATGGTGCTGGTGAATACGGCGCTTCCATTGCGCGTGGAGCCACGCAAAGGGGCCTTGCATCTTGTGCGTACCACCCCAGACACTCAGGAGGCCCGAATCAAGCGGGTCCACATATCACCTGATGGGCGTTACATGAACTTGATCTCAGAAAACGAGGCGGCATATCCGCTAGAGCCGGTTCCGCTGGATGGTGTGCCCGTGCAGGATCTCGTCATAGGCCGCGTTTGTTGGTATGAACGCATCCTTGGCGACCTACCCTCTAAACCCAAACGCAGGTAA
- a CDS encoding MerR family transcriptional regulator produces the protein MSEKKWFKIGEAAALIGVGPKDLRYWEDVIPDIKPRRSKGNLRYYHVDELPRLRRIKAWLAEGLTVADCEELLAHGHLVQRLDLGLEAEELPAAPAQKPKPTIPRLLRTSSDLQPILKSVRALYERLCAEPKP, from the coding sequence TTGAGTGAAAAGAAGTGGTTCAAGATCGGGGAGGCCGCCGCGTTGATCGGCGTGGGGCCCAAGGATCTGCGCTACTGGGAGGATGTCATCCCCGACATCAAACCCCGGCGCAGCAAGGGCAACCTCCGCTACTACCACGTGGACGAGCTGCCGCGCCTGCGCCGCATCAAGGCTTGGCTGGCCGAAGGCCTCACCGTCGCCGACTGCGAAGAACTGCTGGCCCATGGCCACCTGGTGCAGCGCCTGGACCTCGGCCTCGAAGCCGAAGAACTGCCCGCGGCACCGGCCCAGAAGCCCAAGCCCACCATCCCCAGACTGCTGCGCACCAGCTCGGACCTGCAGCCCATTCTCAAATCCGTCCGCGCCCTCTACGAGCGCCTGTGCGCCGAACCCAAACCTTGA
- a CDS encoding PLP-dependent aspartate aminotransferase family protein: protein MSHDQAGFNTRLVHAGIPKDAYGSVVTPIYQTSTFAFRNAQEGADRFAGAADGYIYTRIGNPTTVALEENVASLENGFGATAMASGMGAVTTIYLALLSSGDHMVSTDSVYGPSRGLMEKHMSRFGVESTYVDTSDLANLRAALRPNTKLIYIESPSNPAMSVTDIAAAAEIAHAHGALLVVDNTFASPHLQKPLDLGADLVLHSVTKFINGHADIVGGVVVSKTEALHKQIRAMLVNIGANMDPHQAWLVSRGLKTLALRVERAEENTRKVAPWLEAHPKVAWVRYIGLPSHPQHELCKRQMTGFGSMISFELKGGMEAGRIAMDHVKLAGLAVSLGGVETLVSHPASMTHASMGREARLAAGITDGLVRLSVGIEDVEDIIADLDQALAQIP, encoded by the coding sequence ATGAGCCATGACCAGGCAGGTTTCAACACACGACTCGTCCATGCGGGCATTCCCAAGGATGCCTACGGCAGCGTGGTGACGCCCATCTACCAGACCTCCACCTTCGCCTTCCGCAATGCCCAGGAGGGCGCCGACCGGTTCGCCGGCGCCGCCGACGGCTACATCTACACCCGCATCGGCAACCCCACCACTGTGGCCCTGGAAGAGAACGTGGCCTCCCTCGAGAACGGCTTCGGCGCCACGGCCATGGCCAGCGGCATGGGCGCGGTCACCACGATCTACCTGGCCCTGCTCAGCAGCGGCGACCACATGGTCAGCACCGACTCGGTCTACGGCCCCAGCCGGGGGCTCATGGAGAAGCACATGAGCCGCTTCGGGGTGGAATCCACCTATGTGGATACCTCCGACCTCGCCAACCTGCGGGCCGCCCTGAGGCCCAATACCAAGCTGATCTACATCGAAAGCCCCTCCAACCCCGCCATGTCTGTGACCGACATCGCCGCAGCCGCCGAGATCGCCCACGCCCACGGCGCCCTGCTGGTGGTGGACAACACCTTCGCCAGCCCCCACCTGCAGAAGCCCCTCGATCTGGGCGCGGACCTGGTGCTCCACTCCGTCACCAAGTTCATCAATGGCCACGCCGACATCGTGGGCGGCGTGGTGGTCTCCAAGACCGAAGCCCTGCACAAGCAGATCCGGGCCATGCTGGTGAACATCGGCGCCAACATGGATCCCCACCAGGCCTGGCTGGTGAGCCGCGGCCTGAAGACGCTGGCGCTCCGCGTGGAGCGGGCCGAGGAGAACACCCGCAAAGTGGCCCCCTGGCTGGAGGCCCATCCGAAGGTGGCCTGGGTGCGCTACATCGGCCTGCCCAGCCATCCCCAGCATGAGCTCTGCAAGCGGCAGATGACCGGCTTCGGCTCCATGATCTCCTTCGAGCTGAAGGGCGGCATGGAAGCCGGCCGCATCGCCATGGACCATGTGAAGCTGGCCGGACTGGCCGTGTCCCTGGGCGGCGTGGAAACCCTCGTCAGCCACCCCGCCTCCATGACCCACGCCAGCATGGGCCGCGAGGCGCGCCTGGCGGCGGGCATCACCGACGGCCTCGTGCGCCTCTCGGTGGGCATCGAGGACGTGGAAGACATCATCGCGGATCTGGATCAGGCCCTGGCCCAGATCCCCTGA
- a CDS encoding AAA family ATPase: protein MKRQFVKTSNLRLFLAGLDILERRAAPEASIMVVTSEPGFGKTRTLQWYSTQNAEALYIRAKSGYTRHWFLVELIKELRGIPGRSEEMFRDAIKRMQGRPYVLIVDEVEHLLADTRVLEVLRDISDLLETPVVLVGMEQAQAKIARHPQISSRVAHVVQFQPASLEDIELTAKTLLDDITLSPDLLAEIQRQTKGRMREIMNALATCESIAKQRKVKTLSLSDLEGQQLTYDWQSRRPRIMPSAVKP from the coding sequence GTGAAACGGCAATTCGTCAAAACCAGCAATCTCCGGTTGTTCCTGGCCGGGCTGGACATCCTTGAGCGGCGGGCCGCACCGGAGGCCAGCATCATGGTGGTCACCAGCGAACCGGGCTTTGGGAAAACCCGGACGCTGCAGTGGTATTCGACTCAGAACGCAGAGGCTCTATATATCCGGGCCAAGAGCGGCTACACCCGCCATTGGTTCCTGGTTGAACTGATCAAGGAACTTCGCGGCATCCCTGGGCGCAGCGAAGAGATGTTCCGCGATGCCATCAAGCGCATGCAGGGGCGGCCCTATGTCCTCATCGTGGATGAGGTTGAGCATCTGCTGGCGGACACGCGGGTGCTGGAGGTTCTGCGGGACATCAGCGACCTGCTGGAAACGCCTGTGGTGCTGGTGGGCATGGAGCAGGCCCAGGCGAAGATCGCCCGGCATCCCCAGATCAGCAGCCGAGTGGCCCACGTCGTCCAGTTCCAGCCCGCAAGCCTGGAGGACATCGAGCTGACGGCCAAGACGCTCCTGGATGACATCACCCTGTCGCCGGACCTCCTAGCGGAGATCCAGCGCCAAACCAAGGGCCGCATGCGCGAGATCATGAACGCCTTGGCAACCTGCGAATCCATCGCGAAACAGCGGAAGGTCAAGACTCTGTCCCTGTCTGACCTCGAAGGCCAGCAGCTAACCTATGACTGGCAGTCGCGCCGTCCCCGCATCATGCCGTCAGCGGTGAAGCCGTGA